In the Moraxella osloensis genome, one interval contains:
- a CDS encoding ABC transporter permease produces MSLLALFGALESGLIYALVALGVYISFRVLDFPDLTADGSFPLGGAVAGVAIIADVNPWLACIFGMLAGGVAGLVTAWLHVKLGILQLLSSILVMVALYAVNLRIMQAPNLALLGEPTIFGELVTDSNGYWMRCVVIGGVVIAAKFFLDWFFSTEMGLAMRATGSNLRMSQAQGIATSRSILLGMAISNGLIALAGAIFVQTQGGADISIGVGTIVIGLAAVIIGETIIPAKKMLWITLSAIVGAILYKFFIQIALSNDTLRAIGFGPQDVNLVTALLVVIALILPKIKSKILSNRHKHAA; encoded by the coding sequence ATGTCGTTACTTGCTTTATTTGGTGCCCTAGAAAGTGGTCTAATCTATGCGTTAGTGGCTTTGGGCGTATACATTTCATTTCGGGTGTTAGATTTTCCAGATTTGACCGCGGATGGTAGTTTTCCCTTAGGCGGTGCTGTCGCAGGCGTGGCAATCATCGCGGATGTCAACCCTTGGCTAGCTTGTATCTTTGGTATGCTTGCTGGTGGTGTTGCAGGTTTGGTAACGGCTTGGCTACATGTCAAACTTGGTATTTTACAGCTACTCTCAAGTATTTTAGTGATGGTCGCGCTGTATGCCGTCAATTTGCGTATTATGCAAGCGCCAAACTTGGCATTGCTCGGTGAGCCAACCATATTTGGCGAACTGGTGACTGATAGTAACGGCTATTGGATGCGCTGTGTGGTCATTGGTGGTGTGGTGATTGCTGCCAAGTTTTTCTTGGATTGGTTCTTTAGCACTGAGATGGGCTTGGCGATGCGGGCAACTGGCTCTAACCTTAGAATGTCACAAGCACAAGGGATTGCTACCTCTCGTAGTATTTTGTTAGGTATGGCGATTTCTAACGGGCTGATTGCGCTTGCTGGTGCGATTTTTGTGCAAACCCAAGGCGGTGCCGATATTTCCATTGGTGTTGGCACCATTGTGATTGGTCTTGCTGCCGTTATCATTGGTGAAACCATCATCCCTGCCAAAAAGATGCTGTGGATTACCCTATCTGCTATTGTCGGGGCGATTCTTTATAAATTCTTTATCCAAATTGCGTTGTCAAATGATACCTTACGTGCGATTGGTTTTGGTCCTCAAGATGTTAACTTGGTCACCGCACTGCTGGTGGTGATTGCTTTAATCCTACCAAAAATCAAATCAAAAATTTTAAGCAATCGCCATAAGCATGCCGCTTAA